Below is a window of Bordetella genomosp. 9 DNA.
TCACGCGCGTAGCGTCCGGCGGCGACCCAGCCGACGCGGTAGCCCGGCGCCAGGCATTTCGAGAAAGACGCGCAATGCAGCACCAGGCCGTCGCGGTCATAAGCCTTGGCGGGCAGCGGCCGCACCCGCCCGAAATACAGCTCGCCATAGACGTCGTCTTCGATCAGCGGGATGCCATGTCGGGCCAGCAGCCCCACCAGCGCCTGCTTGCTGCTGTCCGGCATCAGGCTGCCGGTGGGGTTCTGGAAATTGGACATGATCCAGCAAGCGCGCGGGCGATGGCGTTCGATGGCCTGGGCCAGCGCGTCCAGCTGGATACCCGTGCGCGGGCTGGTCGGCACTTCCACCGCATGCAGCTTCATGCGTTCCAGCGCCTGCAGGGTGGCATAGAAGGCCGGCGACTCGATCAGCACCGTGTCGCCCGGCCGCGTGACCGCCAGCAGGGCGAGCTGCAAGGCTTCCATCGCGCCATTGGTAATGACCAGGTCGTCGCCCTGCACGTCCATGCCGTCGATCAGGTAGCGCACGGCGATCTGCCGCCGCAGGGCGGCATTGCCCGTGAACATGTCGGCGATGCTGCTGCGCGGATGCATGCGCCGCAGGCCCGCCTTCAGCGAAGACGCCAGACGCATCAAGGGAAACAGCGTGGGCGCCGGAAAGGCGGAGCCCAGGGGAATGGTATCGGGGTCGCGCACGGACCCAAGGACGTCGAATACCAGCGCGGCGACGTCCACCTGCGCGGCGTCGCCATCGGGACGCGATATCTCCGGCTCGGGCGGCGGACGCCGGGTCGGGCTGACGTAATAGCCCGAGCGGTCGCGCGCCTGGATGTAGCCGCGCGCCTCGAGCAGGTAATACGCCTGGAATATGGTGGACACGCTGACGCGGCGCGCGGCGCTGGCCTGCCGCACGGACGGCAAGCGGTCGCCGGCCCGCAGCGTCCCGGCCTGGATGGACCGGGCGATATCGGCGGCGACGGCTTCGTAGCGCTTGAGCGGCGCGGCCCGGGTGGAAGGGGAATCTGGCATGGCTGCTAAGGTAACAATTCCCACGCGCCGGCGCGACAGAAGCGCCGTTTCGTTGCCGATTTGACCATATCCCCCCGCCCGCGAGACCGGTCATGCCTGGAAGTCCCGCCGCTGGGCACGATACTTGCTATCAGGGCGCCCGCTGCGATACATGAAGTAACGTGCGGTACTATTTCCACCGTCGCTGCGATAAGGCGAAG
It encodes the following:
- a CDS encoding aminotransferase-like domain-containing protein; translated protein: MPDSPSTRAAPLKRYEAVAADIARSIQAGTLRAGDRLPSVRQASAARRVSVSTIFQAYYLLEARGYIQARDRSGYYVSPTRRPPPEPEISRPDGDAAQVDVAALVFDVLGSVRDPDTIPLGSAFPAPTLFPLMRLASSLKAGLRRMHPRSSIADMFTGNAALRRQIAVRYLIDGMDVQGDDLVITNGAMEALQLALLAVTRPGDTVLIESPAFYATLQALERMKLHAVEVPTSPRTGIQLDALAQAIERHRPRACWIMSNFQNPTGSLMPDSSKQALVGLLARHGIPLIEDDVYGELYFGRVRPLPAKAYDRDGLVLHCASFSKCLAPGYRVGWVAAGRYARDVERQKLMTTLASPSPNQLALAEYLDHGGYDRHLRQLRLTLARQQQLMMAALARHFPEGTRASRPQGGYFLWVQLPPGADALAVYRAALEQRISVAPGPIFSPRGEFRDCLRLNYGHPWDDTLEDAMRVLGEIVARQVSARGDNRGDNRGG